The following proteins are encoded in a genomic region of Microtus ochrogaster isolate Prairie Vole_2 chromosome 5, MicOch1.0, whole genome shotgun sequence:
- the Ano10 gene encoding anoctamin-10 isoform X1, with protein MTVTLSALDTCESSFTPLVVIELAQDVKEETKEWLKNRIVAKKKDGGAQLLFRPLLNKCEKETIGNQNLYLVGASNIRLLLGAEAVGLVKECTDAAMRAFTYGTRHSFKGFHDNNDDFLTMAECQFIIKHELENLRARDEKMIPGYPQAKLYPGKSLMRRLLTSGIVTQVFPLHDNEALKKLEDSWYTRFALKYQPIDSIRGYFGETIALYFGFLEYFTFALIPMAVIGLPYYLFVWEDYDKYVIFASFNLIWSTVILEVWKRGCANMTYRWGTLVMKRQFEEPRPGFHGVLGINSVTGREEPLYSSYKRQLRIYLVSLPFVCLCLYFSLYVMMIYFDMEDWVLSLHKDNESVWTSLLLYVPSIVYAIVIEIMNRLYRYAAEFLTSWENHRLESAYQNHLVLKVLVFNFLNCFASLFYIAFVLKDMKLLRQSLATLLITSQILNQAVESLLPYWLQRKHCAAVKKKVQALKVDVDTTLYEQVLLEKEMGTYLGTFDDYLELFLQFGYVSLFSCVYPLAAAFAVLNNFTEVNSDALKMCRVFKRPFAEPSASIGVWQLAFETMSVISVVTNCALIGMSPQVNAVFPESKTDLVLIVVAVEHALLALKFILAFAIPDKPRHIQMKLARLEFESLEALKQQQMKLVAENLKEESQEDRREAT; from the exons ATGACAGTGACTTTATCAGCTTTGGATACTTGTGAGAGCTCCTTCACACCCCTGGTGGTCATAGAACTTGCCCAGGACGtcaaagaagaaaccaaagaatGGCTCAAAAACAGAATTGTCGCTAAAAAGAAAGACGGAG GTGCCCAGTTGCTGTTTAGACCACTGTTAAATAAGTGTGAGAAGGAAACAATAGGAAACCAGAATTTGTACCTCGTTGGTGCCTCCAACATCAGACTGTTGCTTGGGGCAGAAGCGGTGGGGCTGGTGAAGGAGTGCACAGATGCGGCCATGCGGGCCTTCACCTACGGGACCCGCCACAGCTTCAAAGGCTTCCATG ataaCAATGACGACTTCCTCACAATGGCCGAGTGTCAGTTCATTATCAAACATGAACTTGAGAATCTTAGAGCTAGAGATGAGAAGATGATCCCTGGCTACCCCCAGGCCAAACTGTACCCCGGGAAGTCACTGA TGAGGAGACTGCTCACGTCCGGCATCGTGACCCAGGTGTTTCCATTGCACGACAATGAGGCCCTGAAGAAGCTAGAGGACTCCTGGTACACTCGGTTTGCTCTGAAGTACCAGCCCATAG ACAGCATTCGCGGCTACTTTGGGGAGACAATCGCTCTGTACTTTGGGTTTTTGGAGTATTTCACCTTTGCCTTAATCCCCATGGCTGTCATTGGGCTGCCCTACTACCTGTTTGTGTGGGAAGACTATGACAAGTACGTCATCTTTGCCTCATTCAACCTCATCTGGTCCACGGTGATCCTGGAGGTGTGGAAGCGTGGCTGTGCCAACATGACCTACCGCTGGGGGACACTGGTCATGAAGAGGCAGTTTGAGGAGCCCCGGCCTGGGTTTCATGGGGTCCTGGGCATCAATTCTGTCACAGGCAGAGAAGAACCCCTGTACTCCAGCTACAAGAGACAGCTGCGCATCTACCTGGTCTCCCTGCCTtttgtgtgcctctgtctctacttctccCTCTACGTCATGATGATCTACTTCGACATGGAGGACTGGGTCTTGAGTCTCCACAAGGACAATGAGTCTGTGTGGACCAGCCTCCTGCTGTATGTGCCCAGTATTGTGTATGCCATTGTGATTGAGATCATGAACCGCCTCTACCGATACGCTGCTGAGTTTCTAACGTCTTGGG AGAATCACAGATTGGAATCTGCCTACCAGAATCATCTTGTCCTGAAAGTGTTGGTG TTCAACTTTCTGAATTGTTTCGCCTCGCTCTTCTACATTGCCTTTGTCCTGAAGGACATGAAGCTTCTGCGCCAG AGCTTGGCCACACTCCTGATCACCTCCCAGATCCTGAACCAAGCTGTGGAATCTCTTCTTCCTTACTGGCTCCAACGGAAGCATTGCGCAGCAGTAAAGAAGAAGGTGCAGGCTTTAAAGGTGGACGTTGATACAACCTTGTATGAGCAAGTCCTCctggagaaggaaatgggaactTACCTG GGAACCTTCGATGATTACTTGGAGCTCTTCCTGCAGTTTGGCTATGTGAGCCTTTTCTCCTGCGTCTACCCATTAGCAGCTGCCTTTGCTGTGCTGAATAACTTCACTGAAGTCAACTCAGATGCCTTGAAAATGTGCAGGGTCTTCAAACGGCCGTTTGCAGAACCTTCAGCCAGTATTGGTGTGTGGCAG ttggCCTTTGAAACAATGAGTGTTATATCTGTGGTCACTAACTGTGCTCTGATCGGAATGTCGCCACAAGTGAATGCAGTCTTCCCAGAGTCCAAAACAGACCTGGTTTTGATCGTAGTGGCTGTGGAG
- the Ano10 gene encoding anoctamin-10 isoform X2, giving the protein MTVTLSALDTCESSFTPLVVIELAQDVKEETKEWLKNRIVAKKKDGGAQLLFRPLLNKCEKETIGNQNLYLVGASNIRLLLGAEAVGLVKECTDAAMRAFTYGTRHSFKGFHVRRLLTSGIVTQVFPLHDNEALKKLEDSWYTRFALKYQPIDSIRGYFGETIALYFGFLEYFTFALIPMAVIGLPYYLFVWEDYDKYVIFASFNLIWSTVILEVWKRGCANMTYRWGTLVMKRQFEEPRPGFHGVLGINSVTGREEPLYSSYKRQLRIYLVSLPFVCLCLYFSLYVMMIYFDMEDWVLSLHKDNESVWTSLLLYVPSIVYAIVIEIMNRLYRYAAEFLTSWENHRLESAYQNHLVLKVLVFNFLNCFASLFYIAFVLKDMKLLRQSLATLLITSQILNQAVESLLPYWLQRKHCAAVKKKVQALKVDVDTTLYEQVLLEKEMGTYLGTFDDYLELFLQFGYVSLFSCVYPLAAAFAVLNNFTEVNSDALKMCRVFKRPFAEPSASIGVWQLAFETMSVISVVTNCALIGMSPQVNAVFPESKTDLVLIVVAVEHALLALKFILAFAIPDKPRHIQMKLARLEFESLEALKQQQMKLVAENLKEESQEDRREAT; this is encoded by the exons ATGACAGTGACTTTATCAGCTTTGGATACTTGTGAGAGCTCCTTCACACCCCTGGTGGTCATAGAACTTGCCCAGGACGtcaaagaagaaaccaaagaatGGCTCAAAAACAGAATTGTCGCTAAAAAGAAAGACGGAG GTGCCCAGTTGCTGTTTAGACCACTGTTAAATAAGTGTGAGAAGGAAACAATAGGAAACCAGAATTTGTACCTCGTTGGTGCCTCCAACATCAGACTGTTGCTTGGGGCAGAAGCGGTGGGGCTGGTGAAGGAGTGCACAGATGCGGCCATGCGGGCCTTCACCTACGGGACCCGCCACAGCTTCAAAGGCTTCCATG TGAGGAGACTGCTCACGTCCGGCATCGTGACCCAGGTGTTTCCATTGCACGACAATGAGGCCCTGAAGAAGCTAGAGGACTCCTGGTACACTCGGTTTGCTCTGAAGTACCAGCCCATAG ACAGCATTCGCGGCTACTTTGGGGAGACAATCGCTCTGTACTTTGGGTTTTTGGAGTATTTCACCTTTGCCTTAATCCCCATGGCTGTCATTGGGCTGCCCTACTACCTGTTTGTGTGGGAAGACTATGACAAGTACGTCATCTTTGCCTCATTCAACCTCATCTGGTCCACGGTGATCCTGGAGGTGTGGAAGCGTGGCTGTGCCAACATGACCTACCGCTGGGGGACACTGGTCATGAAGAGGCAGTTTGAGGAGCCCCGGCCTGGGTTTCATGGGGTCCTGGGCATCAATTCTGTCACAGGCAGAGAAGAACCCCTGTACTCCAGCTACAAGAGACAGCTGCGCATCTACCTGGTCTCCCTGCCTtttgtgtgcctctgtctctacttctccCTCTACGTCATGATGATCTACTTCGACATGGAGGACTGGGTCTTGAGTCTCCACAAGGACAATGAGTCTGTGTGGACCAGCCTCCTGCTGTATGTGCCCAGTATTGTGTATGCCATTGTGATTGAGATCATGAACCGCCTCTACCGATACGCTGCTGAGTTTCTAACGTCTTGGG AGAATCACAGATTGGAATCTGCCTACCAGAATCATCTTGTCCTGAAAGTGTTGGTG TTCAACTTTCTGAATTGTTTCGCCTCGCTCTTCTACATTGCCTTTGTCCTGAAGGACATGAAGCTTCTGCGCCAG AGCTTGGCCACACTCCTGATCACCTCCCAGATCCTGAACCAAGCTGTGGAATCTCTTCTTCCTTACTGGCTCCAACGGAAGCATTGCGCAGCAGTAAAGAAGAAGGTGCAGGCTTTAAAGGTGGACGTTGATACAACCTTGTATGAGCAAGTCCTCctggagaaggaaatgggaactTACCTG GGAACCTTCGATGATTACTTGGAGCTCTTCCTGCAGTTTGGCTATGTGAGCCTTTTCTCCTGCGTCTACCCATTAGCAGCTGCCTTTGCTGTGCTGAATAACTTCACTGAAGTCAACTCAGATGCCTTGAAAATGTGCAGGGTCTTCAAACGGCCGTTTGCAGAACCTTCAGCCAGTATTGGTGTGTGGCAG ttggCCTTTGAAACAATGAGTGTTATATCTGTGGTCACTAACTGTGCTCTGATCGGAATGTCGCCACAAGTGAATGCAGTCTTCCCAGAGTCCAAAACAGACCTGGTTTTGATCGTAGTGGCTGTGGAG